Genomic DNA from Porites lutea chromosome 4, jaPorLute2.1, whole genome shotgun sequence:
TATGGTGGGATCTTTTAATGGAGTACGCACGCAGACGCTCtgaacgcgtgacgaagccctaagaacgcGAGTCTACGTGGGAAGCTAACGTGAGATTCCGGTCGTCGCTTAACTCTCCACCCGAAAAGTAACGAGAAACGATTGGAAATATATGTCCTCGTTCGCAGGCTTGTATATCCAGTAATAGTgataccattcaaatgaaacctcttcctCTTTGGCCGTTCTCTTTGGCGGAATTTTTGTACCTTAGCCAATTTTAGGACTGACAGGGATGAAATTTATGAATGATGACCCGGACATTACAGCACACAAATAATTGCAAATGATGATTTGGTAGTGTTCcaaacatgaaaaaaatctttcgtATTGATCGTGGACAACGATTGACCCATTGCGATCGACGTATTATTCAGATGGGATGGTAACGACCCCTTTATGCACGTATTTTAGCGACAGAGCGACCATAAGCGGTCATGATAATCCAGTCATCAATAAACTCACAGATGTCCAAGGAAGTGTACTCACGGCAAATGTTGTCTGGTGAACATTATAACGTTTTCGAAGAACAAGAAAGTCATAACAACCACAAATTCTATTGTGCAAATCACAAAAGAATTTGTCTAGATTAATTTGAAGCTATGTTAAGCTGAATATCCAACGTAAAATTACTCACCTTTTCCAAAAGAATCCAAGGAAATTCGATTTAATAAAACAAGAGATTTCAGATAGTACGGTGCGATGAAAAAGCGGAACTGCAGAAAATGAAAGTGATCTGAAAGAATTTGCCAGCACGTGACTAATACTACAGACGGTCACGAGTTTTGGACAGTCACGATATTTATATATTTAGCACGGAGCCGTGGAGGGAGGGAACTCTCTTAAAAAAAGGGAAGCatatgctcgtcggaaaattacaattaaacGTCTAAAGGAGACCCAATTTTGGCTAGGCTCCTAAAGGAGACAGAATTCAATACCTCTATGGGAAAAAATATGGGCTTACCGTCCTGAACACCCTAAGTGAAACCAAAATCTGCCACgggagaggaggggggggggggggaggtactccctaaaatggcctatacggggaggctccgcccgaaaggggaacttttttcaggcttcaggtatataaaaagAGTAGGGATTTTTctcgttgaagtatatgaaatgggagggaaatctgtcatttgggtctgtgaaagggcccaaagggctaacagacgaatttttatggctttataaagacAGTCTATACATTGATTCTTGTTCAAaactctctacaacagccacctccCGACGGCGGCAAATGCCACTAGAGCGCGTCCCCAACGGCCAAGATAACCTCTCCACGATGGCTAGTTTTTCAGCGAGTGATGAAAAAGTCCAgaatggtcatgaaatttgatccATATGGGGCGTTGACGATTAATGACAGAAATCGTATTTTGATTGTGGTCCATTTCCTGGTCCATTTATACTGCTGCAGTATTAAAGTAGCATAAATTGTCAACAATTCTTATGGCGAATATATGTAGCGAACCTTGTTCATTTTGTCACGTGAACATTTTTATTCCAAAAACATTATTCAATTTAAGTTTTTTGTGTATTTGATCTCTGTATATTAAATTGTTATATATCACTAGATTATCGATTAGCATTATGAGATACAGTGAGCATGAACTTAGCACGACAAACATGCTATACTTCCTTAAATAATTGTCATATTACACCCCTACCTCCCCAtcacggccacctctctacaacgccCACTTTCTTGTGTtcccaaggtggccattgtggagaggttcaactgtattgttaccattattactatcattaacATATCATAATCATTGCAAACAGTAGACAGGGGCgcgtagccagctttttgaCTTGTAGGCCCTCCCTAAGGTGACCCAGTAATACAGTGGACAGATCAGATCCTCAAGACTGTTAATTGTATGCGTAGTCAGTTGAATGTGGAGTATGTATCTAAACTTTAAGATATTGATCTCAGTACCACAATAAAAAATCGCCTTTCTCCACAGATACTTGTTACAGTCAATCCGAGTAGCTGAAAAAGAAGTTCCATCCTTCTGTTTCCGGATGCTGCGAAATCCTCAACGATGTCTTTCGCACTGAATGACACATCCAGTGCTTGTGGATATGCATAACAGCAAGTCCACTCAAGCGATCTCCCTTCATCGTGGACCTCAGGTAGGTTTTTAATAAGTCTTCTCAGTGCACTGAAAGACCTCTCTATAGTTGCTGTAGTGATTGGTAGAAAGTGCCGTAAATGCCCTGCATAAATTTGGGAACTCTTGAGGGTGACAGTGAGGAAGCGTTTCAACAATTGTGGCCGGAGGATCGTGCACTCCGTCCCATCGTGTTTTCCACCGCAGACATTCACTTTAGTCACTTTCCTGTAATTGTCTACCTTCTTCCGGGATGTCGGGATTCTACGCGCCCAAAACTTCTTTGAAACTGATCTTAGCTGGAGACCAGTTGCCAATATTTTTCGGCAAAAGATTTGTTATAGTAAACAGCGGACTTGGTTTGACACTTCGCGAATCAAGCTCCGATAGCAAATGGTCAAGGGATGGATAATACATCGTTCGTTTGTAGTAATCCAGGGGCTTACCGATCCGCCGATCCACCAGATCTAATTTGTTGTCTAAGACAATATATTATCCCGTGAAACCCGCGGGTTTACCCGTTATGTATTCCAAGGAGAGCCCATGCGCCTGCGTATTACACGTGTACGCCATCATGGACTTCTTCGATATCTCGTCTATGTTCGAAGATGTGCGGCGGATGAATAAAAGACAGGTAAAATACGCCTTTAAACACGTTTTTAATGTTCTATCTATGAAGCGTAATGCCTCATGTACTAATACGCTGAATTTAAATTCACAGCTCTTTTACCAGGGCCTAAACTTTGCGATGATCGTTTCATCTGCGCTTATGATATGGAAAGGACTTATGGTTGTGACCGGTAGCGAAAGCCCTATAGTGGTAGTATTGAGGTAAAAGCGTCCACTAATATCCTTAAAATTGAAGTCATAAATGAGGGGACTTTTCAAAGTTAACTTTTGTCACATCTGCTGatagtttgatttttgtttatttatttgtagcGGCAGCATGGAACCCGCGTTTCAACGAGGCGACCTATTGTTTCTGACCAATAAAGAAGACCCGATCCGTGTTGGTGAAATAGTCGTGTTTAAAGTTGAAGGCAGAGAAATCCCGATAGTGCATCGAGTATTAAAAATACACGAAAAGTAAGAGTTgaacattaatttatttattagttttgtttgtcTCTGGGACAATGTTAATTAAACGACTTCATGCACAGTCAGTAGTTTAATACTGATCACTCAGACTTGTCCTCTGCCTGGAATGCCCTGCACCCATGGGTGAAAAATAGGgaaaggcaaaaaaaggatGCAACTAAGGCCATGTCCACACAAATCCGGACATCTTTGAAACCCCATATATTATATCCGGATTTGTTTGGACAGGGCCTTAAAACTGCTCTGGAGAGCGGTCTCAAAATAATGTGGTTTCGGTGAGTGGATTCACTGGATTTGTGTGGACAGAGAGCTAATTCATGTAAAAAAATATGTGGTTTCAAATATATCTACAATCGGcaacaaaactgttgagacatagggtaacttcagagaacgaAAAAttccacacccctcccctgtcccctccattcaaagttgggatgtttgttgttttctataggtagctcgaacagccgcacaacattgcatggaggggatgg
This window encodes:
- the LOC140935661 gene encoding signal peptidase complex catalytic subunit SEC11A-like, with protein sequence MYSKESPCACVLHVYAIMDFFDISSMFEDVRRMNKRQLFYQGLNFAMIVSSALMIWKGLMVVTGSESPIVVVLSGSMEPAFQRGDLLFLTNKEDPIRVGEIVVFKVEGREIPIVHRVLKIHEKENGDIKFLTKGDNNSVDDRGLYAPGQLWLQRKDVVGRARGFVPYIGMVTIIMNDYPKFKYFVLAGLGLFVLIHRE